Within Bactrocera oleae isolate idBacOlea1 chromosome 6, idBacOlea1, whole genome shotgun sequence, the genomic segment AGACTCagctttattgttatatttttcattccgtcaacgaaaattattcccaaatcatcctcaaatgagtTATACCTTgcataaacttaaccgaagaagctaaatttaatctATTAAGTTGAGGTGTctaacgtcaaccagaagatcggaatTGAAGATATTAGGGATGTGAGAttaagaccaaggtctagaccaactccattcatgttcagcgctaaaccattaatataataaagtttggCATTcaaattcagttaattttgctaaaatatcttacatattgaccgttaTATAGTAGATCTAATCGGTATAAGGCCAAacagaagtttaaaaatcttttattaggtatatgggagataggtgtATTTTGTATGAAGTAAATTCATGTTTGTATATCTTGATATAAGTTGATGGATATTGCTCCGGCACACTTGAGAATaacttttcaagcaattttatcacacactgaacgacatattcgtcataaggCTTGTTAGAAATGGGAGTGGGTGTAGGTAATTCGTTCATGGTATAAGGCCCACCTGAAGTTTgaaagttttatattatatgctgtCTAAGGGgtgtattgacctgattttatatatttttggcatttattaacatgccacatacaaaaacaaaataatatgctCCTTGAGTGTCATTAAAATAcactataccatatatggagtaaagtcagccggatgtttgaaaatcgtgATATTCGTTTTATGAGGGTTAAGGCAAGCTTTGACACATTTTGGTACACTTGACACACTACATTGTTATcagtaaaacacgctcttttGTTTTTACAGTATAAAGtaaaccgaaagttcgaaaaactttgtatttgtgcctaattttttgaagatacctcgtcaaataaaaaagtttcccatacaagcacttaattttgatcgttcagtttgtatggcagctatatgctatgttcgtccgatatcgaccgttcTGACGAATGAAGGTGCTCATGCACAGGTTAGTCAAAGAAAAggataggtgcaaaatttcagaccgataccTGAAAAactgacagacagacaaacattgctaaatcgactcagcttatcacgctgatcatttatataatatatatactttaaagggtctccgacgtttccttctgggtgttacaaacttcgtggcaaacttaatataccctgttcagggtataattaaatgAACATATAATACTGGATGTACAATACTAtaaatgtatgtaggtatatgtatttaagGCCAAAAATTCTGGAAATCGATCTACAAATTACCCCTGCACCCAGCTCCAGCTAttctacatataatgattttcgttattctagcagACTTTGATCCGAACATttcggtcagtgtgtgaattatcttcacaaaattgcgaataaacatgttctcgagtatattCGAATAATGTCAGAAGTTAAAGCAATCAGTCCAGAAATTCCACAAGCCCCAATGGGGTATCATATAGTGATTTGCAGCTGACTTTAAGCCGTTTAGGATCAGGTGGTTTATGGTCCCCGGATTTGATAGTTGAAAATTGCGAGAGTAATTGGCTTGTTATTTATAAGTTAAAGAATATCCTTTATTTTAAATACGTCCATTTAACGTTTGGGCATAGAATCTACTAAATTTACCCTCTCAAACAGTGACCGTATTATTTAGTTCATAACtgtaaatgtataatttaataaaaaaaacacgcgCATATTTCTCCAATCATAACATTTTATTCGAATAGGTCGTCTTTTAAAACATACTTTCGGGCACAAGAGTTTTGCGACTAACACAATATCAACACATGAAATTCAAACATTCGCTTCCGATTGCGGCATGGCGATCACAGCGGCGATCAGCGGTTTCGTTTGGCGCGCTTTCAACAGCATAACGCGTATTTGCGAATTTTCTATCGTCAGTGTATGTGGAGGTAACTTAAGATTTGGATCCAATACCGCTACgatctcaaagtcgattttcagaGGCACCCCAGGCAATATGCTAGGCAGCTGTGGACGAGAGAAAATAGTGAAATATGGCGATTAGATATATagataatatttgatttttattaagagAATGTTTTGAGTTCTCACCTTGGCCATTGATTTGTTTAAGGTGTAGTGACGACGATCGGCGTGGAGCAGCACAGTTAGGTTCGATGCCATTTTGTAGCTTGACATGTTCTGTATAGTTAGATAAAGTCGAAACTCCGGACCAACCCCACATACCTCCGCAGAAAGTTTGACAGGTGCATGTGTTATATCACCAGAAATTGTGCTTTCCGACGAGTTGATGGCGTCGACAGTGGCACGGGCAGCTACGTAACGTAAACGCCATAGCTCGGCTTGAAAAGCGCCATAAGTTGCTTTTAATAAAGAAGGAGaactttaattgtatatacatatacatatacaagtatatatatatactaagttATGATGAATACAATGTGTGTGAAATTTCCCGCAGGTTGGTTTAACCCTAATTTAGACGTTCCTGGGGTAAATGGGTAAATATTCCTTATttttgagttcaaaaatttttttgaagtgaAATAAGCAAATAGAATCCGAAGGATACTTTCAAATAgcaacttaaaaatttaatcgtGTTAGAGCATGGTTGAACAGGGGAAACATTGGAATTAACTTACTCTTGGCATTTTGTTTTTCCCTCGCTGCTTGTTCAACAAATATCGAACTTTTCTTCGACTTTTCCAAAATCGTTTCAACCATCATCTTACTCTCGACATTTTCCTTAAGTGCAAGCAACTCACTCGGGTCAAATGCAGCTGTTCGTTTTAGAATTTTCACGAATATCTCACCCTCAACACTAACCATATTCAGCACGTAATCTTCGTGGCCGGTGCGTCCGAAGCACATCGCGCCAATTGTGGATACCATGTGGAACTCATTCACCAAATAACGTTGCAAGTACAACTGCACCAGACCACCTTCCAACGCTACACAGCAGAGTGTGAGTCCCAGATGAGGCAGTGTAATTGGAATCATACACATCGGTAGAGCGGGAAGCTTGTTAACATACAATTGCTTGCCTTTCTTCGAATAACAAACAAGACGACAATCCATGGCACACACCGTTATCGTTTGATCTATTGGCAACAACATTAATCCGGTAAAGGGatgagatattttaaatatctcCTGACCCTCCTTAACCGACTTACGTAGTAGATATACACCGCCGTAGCGTGTGGCGATTACTACGCGAAAATCGGTTTCATATGTGCCATGTACGGCAATCATGGAGGGCACGGTCTCATAGCCACAGGTCTTTGCTTGATAAATTAAACCGAAACTTTGTGGCTCCAATACCAATATATCACCGTTATCGGTGGCAATAACTAAATGTGAAGGTGGATTCGCATCGCTAGAAATGCGTTGCAAGCAACCGAGTGCAACAATATTCGGGTGACGCATTACTGTTGCATCTGCATATTTCAAAATGTATTCCTGAAAAATATAGACAATTTTGAGAATACGCTTTTCTAAAGATATGAATTCAGCTCTACATTTTGTTCTTCTTGTGGCAATTGTATTAGTTTTTGCGACTTCCTTGACATCTTTGGGCGCTCAATGGACCTTAAGCTTTCGACTAAGGCGGGTTGCTGCTCTACGCGTACTGTAGGTAATTTGAGCCACAAATCTCTTTCTAACTCCTCCGCCTCTAAGCCGGGCACTGTGTATTTGAAATACGGTTTCATATTTCGAAAGAAAAGCACCGATTCCGCGATGGCTACAGCAATAACTTCAatcatacatttacatacacatatataatttagtttgtgtttttaaactttGCAGTTAAACTATTGTAATTCACACCTACTTGGAGTTTTTGGTTCCGACTCATCGCTGTAGAAGCTTTGTACAGCAGCTGGTATACCGTTGAGCTTCAACTCCGTATGCAACGAAGTGCCTCGAAAAATTTTCAAGGTCGCCGTGGGTTCATCGTCCAATGAGATGTCTGCCGCTATGAGTCGCACGTAATTGTCGCATTTAATGTCGCACAATGTCATGCAGCTGGTGACGGTGTTTAGACGCGGTCGTGGCTCGTCTTCGTCTACGATGACCTGTAGCCATTTCGAGTTGACGGACATACTTTCCAAGCTGCAGTAAGATTAAAATGTTAtcaactttaaaatatatttataatgacCTAATGCCCAGCTATTGACAACTTCTTTGGTTTCTTTTGACCATGTAATTATTCAATCTTTGTTTTGATACAGATTTGTTTACCTTAGCAACGGAACGACACGTTTCCATGTTGCCACATTAGACAATTTTCTATACTTTAAAGGCGAGTAAAATTCGGTTACTAAATACAgaagtattaataaaataaaataaataaataattgtttgcatgagttttcaattattattgGGTTTTCATTTTGTCTTTATAAGAAGAAAATGCATAAGAAAAGTGAAGACGGCTTAAATTTACGCGAGATGGAAGTTTTAGTATGACAATATCAACTATTTTGAGGTTATAATAAAGCAGAGATGTTTAAgtcaaaatcaaatttgtagattattaaGTATACTCGTTATTTATGCTTCACTACTTTCACTTTTTGGGTAGGTGA encodes:
- the BBS1 gene encoding BBSome complex member BBS1, producing the protein MSVNSKWLQVIVDEDEPRPRLNTVTSCMTLCDIKCDNYVRLIAADISLDDEPTATLKIFRGTSLHTELKLNGIPAAVQSFYSDESEPKTPIIAVAIAESVLFFRNMKPYFKYTVPGLEAEELERDLWLKLPTVRVEQQPALVESLRSIERPKMSRKSQKLIQLPQEEQNEYILKYADATVMRHPNIVALGCLQRISSDANPPSHLVIATDNGDILVLEPQSFGLIYQAKTCGYETVPSMIAVHGTYETDFRVVIATRYGGVYLLRKSVKEGQEIFKISHPFTGLMLLPIDQTITVCAMDCRLVCYSKKGKQLYVNKLPALPMCMIPITLPHLGLTLCCVALEGGLVQLYLQRYLVNEFHMVSTIGAMCFGRTGHEDYVLNMVSVEGEIFVKILKRTAAFDPSELLALKENVESKMMVETILEKSKKSSIFVEQAAREKQNAKTTYGAFQAELWRLRYVAARATVDAINSSESTISGDITHAPVKLSAEVCGVGPEFRLYLTIQNMSSYKMASNLTVLLHADRRHYTLNKSMAKLPSILPGVPLKIDFEIVAVLDPNLKLPPHTLTIENSQIRVMLLKARQTKPLIAAVIAMPQSEANV